From the Porites lutea chromosome 5, jaPorLute2.1, whole genome shotgun sequence genome, the window aatggagaaaaaataaacttacaagATCAAACGAGCATTCAGACACATTATTTTCATGAGTAGGAGAGTTTTCTCTCGCGTGCTCACAGTATTAACTGTTTCACCCCTAGACTACGTTATGGCGAGATGACTTTTATCACTTTATCTATTAACTCTGTGGAAATGCTGTGTTGCTACCcttcaaaaagaaattttttatttatattttggggtctttttttctttagccaCTGTAAGGAGtgaaaggttttaaaacatgacGCCAATCTATTTCTAAAGGAAAAGCCCTAGGGACGAGAATTGAATGATCAGCGGTCTTACAAATTAGTGAAGGCTGTTTCACGTAGACTGGCTTTGCAGCCGTTCTTTGGGAAATGGGCCAGAGTTCACTCATGCAAGAAAACTGCTCTCGAGTtgacctgagatcaggcccaattttagcggttctcatacattctctctaacggctaccgctaaagttgggcctgatacaaactgattggctgttggaacAATGCCTCaggatctgattggctgttgaaatcAACGGCAGTTGAAAGCGTTTATTCCacgcgtggttgttttcgtgaatgatccgcTGTCGGCGGAGAGAATggtcgattttgctgtcttttttgttgttttatggtcttaatgtaggaaaatatgccttaatatgtgccatggatAGAGCCTGCTCTCAAGTTACTCTCGAGTGTGCTCAAGATGGACAGACCTTGTATCTTGCGAAATACAAAGCAGAAGTCCTACGAAGATAACCTTTTATCGTTGTTACGAAATTACACTGGACAAGAGAGTTTAACAATCGCAAAACGACGGCAATTTAAGGTTCAAACACTTCTTTGAAACAGTGATTCAACGGCAACCAGGGGGCAACcaatcaaagatggctttgtcAGAGTCTCTCCAGCAACCAACCGCAGACCAAGAGTTTGGTGCAGCCAGGTAAAATAAagcgttttaacaaaaaacaGGGTGTGCAATGCAATCCACGCGGGTAAATGCATGGATCTACATTCGATACATAAGACGCTAATACCTGTTTTCTTTTCCCGGATCAATTACGATTAAAAGAATACATGTGGGTAAAGAACTTTATTTCAGCCGTGTTTGATTTCACAAAAAGCGCAGACGACTGAGCTACAGTAATTGAGAATTACACATTGAAAAAAGAGTAGTAATACAGAGTTTCATCACATGCATCTCGGAAAAAATTGAGCTCGTTAACCATCCCCTCGTGGAAAACAACTAGAGCCTCCTCCCTCTCCTCCTcactgaaaaagaaatcaacaaaCTTCTCCAGGCGGCTTTTGTGGCCTGGATCGGGCTTGTTATCCTCAAACCAGCCATAGTATGGATTGGTGTTGCTTACAGAACAGATCATCTCACTGGCAATCCATGGCCAAAGCATTGTGCATGGCAACATAGCTATGGCTAGGAACTTGGGACGCTGGCGGCTCAGAGCAGCCTCGTAACCCACGTACATATCAGCTGCAGGACCCATGACTACGCTGTCAGTATTCTTGAGGCGCCAGGTCTTCACAAACTCTTGATTGTATTGCTTGTAGCTCTCAGACTGGACACGGTAAAGTAATGAAAATTCTGGCTTCCCGAGCAGCTGAATCTCTTTAGCAGCGTGGTCGAACGCTTCCACTGCATTAAAGCAGTAAGCAGCATCTTGTACCATGTAGCCTCCATAGTCATCAGGGTCAA encodes:
- the LOC140938654 gene encoding uncharacterized protein — translated: MSRLQEGKRLRQLKAIRKERFDFSYLPDEPVEKGWSFSQSLFNDEVSVKIRNAAKETKFIQGMATGTLDPDDYGGYMVQDAAYCFNAVEAFDHAAKEIQLLGKPEFSLLYRVQSESYKQYNQEFVKTWRLKNTDSVVMGPAADMYVGYEAALSRQRPKFLAIAMLPCTMLWPWIASEMICSVSNTNPYYGWFEDNKPDPGHKSRLEKFVDFFFSEEEREEALVVFHEGMVNELNFFRDACDETLYYYSFFNV